In the genome of Ignavibacteriales bacterium, one region contains:
- a CDS encoding peptidase M64: MKTLVLFLGLSTILFAQINFNEYFENKTLRLDYFHSGDKNSDSYTFDELIEEPYWGGSQKNLLDIFNYGSYKFVLRDDATQNEIYSRTYSTLFYEWQTTDEAAKTSKSFSETVTMPFPKKKCTAEFYGRDKKNNLIKKFEYKIDPANYFIKKERNKQFESFEVLASGDPSQKVDIVILPDGYTAGEMEQFKKDCEKFSGFLFKATPFKENKNNFNIRGIYAPSKESGTDIPADNTWKNTLLNSTFYTFDLERYLMTSDNKSLRDVASNAPYDQIYILVNTDKYGGGAIYNHYSVCVSKNKYEEYVFAHEFGHGFAFLADEYYTSDVAYNDFYPLDVEPLEPNITTLVDFDSKWKSLLEKDTPVPTPSTKEYENSVGAFEGGGYVAKGVYRPKQDCSMKSISVDNFCPVCKDAIELMIRFYSE, encoded by the coding sequence ATGAAAACATTAGTTCTGTTCCTTGGTCTTTCAACCATTTTGTTCGCTCAGATTAATTTTAATGAATACTTTGAAAACAAAACACTGCGGTTGGATTATTTTCATAGTGGAGATAAAAACAGTGATAGTTACACATTTGATGAGTTAATTGAAGAACCTTACTGGGGCGGGTCTCAGAAGAACCTGCTTGATATTTTTAATTATGGAAGCTATAAATTTGTTTTACGTGATGATGCAACACAGAACGAAATTTATTCGCGAACATATTCAACTCTGTTCTACGAATGGCAAACAACAGATGAAGCAGCTAAAACTTCAAAATCTTTTAGTGAAACCGTGACCATGCCTTTCCCTAAGAAAAAATGTACAGCAGAGTTTTATGGCAGGGACAAAAAAAATAATCTCATAAAAAAGTTTGAATATAAAATTGATCCCGCAAACTACTTCATAAAAAAAGAACGAAATAAACAATTTGAATCTTTTGAAGTTCTTGCGTCAGGTGATCCATCACAAAAAGTTGACATTGTAATTCTGCCAGATGGTTATACAGCGGGGGAGATGGAACAATTCAAAAAGGATTGTGAAAAATTCTCCGGGTTCCTTTTTAAAGCAACTCCTTTTAAAGAAAATAAAAACAATTTCAACATCCGTGGAATTTATGCGCCATCAAAGGAATCAGGCACAGACATTCCTGCTGATAATACCTGGAAAAATACTCTGCTCAACTCTACATTTTACACATTCGATCTTGAGCGATACCTTATGACATCTGACAATAAATCACTGCGTGATGTCGCATCCAACGCTCCCTATGATCAGATATATATTCTTGTCAACACAGATAAATACGGCGGCGGAGCTATCTACAATCATTACTCAGTTTGTGTGAGTAAGAATAAATATGAAGAATATGTATTTGCTCATGAGTTCGGTCACGGTTTCGCATTTCTTGCTGATGAGTACTACACATCCGATGTCGCATATAATGATTTTTATCCTCTTGATGTTGAACCGCTGGAACCGAACATTACTACTTTAGTTGATTTTGATTCTAAATGGAAAAGTCTGTTGGAGAAAGATACACCGGTACCAACGCCATCAACAAAAGAATATGAAAATAGTGTTGGTGCTTTTGAAGGGGGCGGATACGTGGCGAAAGGCGTATACCGCCCGAAACAGGATTGCTCAATGAAATCTATTTCGGTTGATAACTTTTGTCCGGTATGTAAAGATGCGATCGAACTGATGATAAGATTTTATTCAGAATAA
- a CDS encoding serine/threonine-protein phosphatase, protein MDQRKLYKMIDSIASQKYGTEDEMLIAVLNEIVEHQNINVSGGRIWALVKDDSAYKLLYQTGSVEKINTDFELKIDEYPIFEYVAKERTILASETNTVLRSKGIFKYSASGVGDKIKINGKSFFEFLLALNIAEVDEEQYFTLNIIATALTSQIKQRRYSASAYHLKADIDKARELQKSILPEHEFRFSNFELFGITNPAEIVGGDFFDYMEIGDDSDRIAVIVGDAASKGVSAAAEAMYISGAMRMACNFEIKISPLMKRMNQLVNKIFADDKFASLFYGELSTDKGGLFLYANAGHNPPIFVKANSGEVTLLNPTGPVLGPAPGATYNVDNINFSLGDVLLIYSDGLAEATNNDYDEFGEQRLITTLTKSKHLSSRDIAYTILDEVIKYSKNGLYNDDKTLVVIKRIK, encoded by the coding sequence ATGGATCAGCGCAAACTTTATAAGATGATCGATTCAATAGCTTCACAAAAATACGGCACTGAGGATGAGATGCTTATTGCCGTACTTAATGAAATAGTTGAGCATCAGAATATTAATGTAAGCGGCGGAAGGATTTGGGCGCTTGTAAAAGATGATTCGGCTTACAAACTGCTTTACCAGACGGGAAGTGTTGAGAAGATTAATACGGATTTTGAATTGAAGATCGATGAGTACCCGATCTTTGAGTACGTTGCTAAAGAACGGACTATACTTGCAAGTGAGACGAACACAGTTCTTCGCAGTAAAGGTATATTCAAGTATTCAGCATCAGGAGTAGGGGATAAGATCAAAATAAACGGTAAATCTTTTTTTGAATTCCTGCTAGCACTTAACATTGCTGAAGTTGATGAAGAGCAGTATTTCACTTTGAATATAATTGCCACGGCACTCACATCGCAAATTAAGCAGAGGCGATACTCAGCGAGTGCTTACCATCTTAAAGCTGATATAGATAAAGCACGCGAATTACAGAAAAGTATTTTACCTGAACACGAATTCCGGTTTTCAAATTTTGAATTGTTCGGAATAACAAATCCTGCCGAAATAGTTGGCGGTGATTTTTTCGATTATATGGAGATTGGAGATGACTCAGACAGGATTGCGGTTATTGTCGGTGATGCTGCCAGTAAAGGAGTAAGTGCTGCTGCTGAAGCAATGTATATTTCCGGCGCCATGAGAATGGCATGTAATTTTGAAATCAAAATTTCGCCGCTGATGAAAAGAATGAACCAGCTTGTTAACAAGATTTTTGCCGACGATAAATTTGCATCTCTTTTTTATGGAGAACTTTCAACTGATAAAGGGGGTTTATTTCTTTATGCCAACGCCGGACATAATCCTCCCATTTTTGTGAAGGCGAACAGCGGGGAAGTAACTCTGCTTAACCCTACAGGACCCGTATTGGGACCAGCCCCGGGTGCAACTTACAATGTTGATAACATTAATTTCAGTCTTGGTGATGTGCTTCTGATTTATTCAGATGGCCTTGCTGAGGCTACCAATAATGATTACGATGAGTTCGGTGAACAGAGACTCATTACCACATTGACAAAATCAAAACATCTTTCATCGAGGGATATTGCTTACACCATTCTCGACGAGGTAATTAAGTACTCAAAGAACGGACTCTATAACGATGATAAAACTTTAGTTGTCATTAAAAGAATTAAATAA
- a CDS encoding NAD-dependent succinate-semialdehyde dehydrogenase — protein MLRSINPFDNALVREYPELSPTEILEITKLSYEAFNEWSQTSFAYRAEKMKHAAEVLRKQKEELSRLMTIEMGKPIVQSRSEIEKCAWVCEYYADNAETFLSDEIVKTDAAKSFIAYRPLGPVLAVMPWNFPFWQVFRFAAPGLMAGNTGILKHASNVTGCALAIEKIFNHAGFPSNVFRTITASSKYIAPVIADQNVKAVTLTGSVPAGKAVSSAAGASLKKTVLELGGSDAYLILEDADLKTAADICVISRLINGGQSCIAAKRFIIVESVYNKFEELFVDVMQSKKMGDPFDEQNHLGPQASIPLRNELHQQVLQSVEKGASILTGGFVPDSKGAFYPPTVLSNVKKNMPAYDDELFGPVASLIKVKDESEGIMVANDTSFGLGAAVFTADTERGEKIARDKLHAGCCFVNDFVKSDPRLPFGGIKESGYGRELSVFGIREFVNIKSVYVK, from the coding sequence ATGTTAAGATCAATAAATCCATTTGATAATGCTCTTGTTCGGGAATATCCCGAGTTGTCTCCGACAGAAATTTTGGAGATAACAAAACTCTCTTACGAGGCATTTAACGAATGGTCACAAACTTCATTTGCATACCGTGCGGAAAAAATGAAACACGCTGCGGAAGTTCTTAGAAAACAGAAAGAAGAGTTATCAAGATTGATGACGATTGAAATGGGAAAACCTATAGTTCAATCAAGATCAGAAATCGAAAAATGTGCCTGGGTTTGTGAGTACTATGCAGATAATGCAGAAACTTTTTTATCTGATGAAATTGTGAAAACAGATGCGGCAAAAAGTTTTATTGCATATCGACCATTAGGTCCTGTACTTGCTGTGATGCCCTGGAATTTTCCTTTCTGGCAGGTATTTCGTTTTGCAGCACCCGGTCTGATGGCTGGTAATACAGGTATCCTTAAGCATGCATCAAATGTGACTGGTTGTGCATTGGCTATTGAAAAGATATTTAACCACGCTGGTTTCCCCTCAAATGTTTTCAGAACTATAACTGCATCATCAAAATATATTGCGCCGGTAATAGCAGATCAGAATGTAAAAGCAGTTACTTTGACAGGAAGTGTTCCTGCCGGGAAAGCAGTTTCATCTGCCGCGGGGGCTTCACTCAAAAAAACTGTTCTGGAACTCGGAGGAAGTGATGCCTATCTTATTCTTGAAGACGCAGACCTGAAAACTGCCGCGGATATTTGTGTCATATCACGTTTAATAAACGGAGGTCAAAGTTGTATCGCGGCAAAACGATTTATTATTGTTGAATCAGTTTATAATAAATTTGAAGAGTTATTTGTTGATGTGATGCAGTCAAAAAAAATGGGAGATCCTTTTGACGAACAAAATCATTTAGGTCCACAGGCGAGTATCCCTTTACGAAATGAACTTCATCAGCAGGTGCTGCAGAGTGTTGAAAAGGGTGCATCAATATTAACCGGAGGTTTTGTGCCTGACAGCAAGGGCGCTTTTTATCCACCAACAGTTTTATCGAATGTTAAAAAAAATATGCCGGCTTATGATGATGAATTATTCGGTCCGGTTGCATCATTAATAAAAGTAAAAGATGAGAGTGAAGGAATTATGGTTGCAAACGATACTTCATTCGGGCTTGGTGCCGCAGTGTTTACTGCTGATACCGAAAGAGGTGAAAAAATTGCTCGTGATAAACTTCACGCAGGCTGTTGTTTCGTTAATGACTTTGTTAAATCTGATCCAAGACTGCCATTCGGCGGTATAAAAGAATCGGGTTACGGAAGAGAGCTATCGGTTTTTGGAATAAGGGAGTTTGTAAATATTAAATCTGTTTATGTAAAATAG